The Oncorhynchus kisutch isolate 150728-3 linkage group LG10, Okis_V2, whole genome shotgun sequence region CACACCGATGacgtacacaccaacacactacacCCCCATCAATTACACACCTACGCACTACACCCCCAGCAATTACACACCTACGCACTACACCCCCACCAATTACACACCTACGCACTACACCCCCACCAAATACACACCCACTTCATATACCCCAACAAAGTACAGCTCAACTCACTACACCCCCACAAGCTACACCCCATCActttacacacctacacacaaaaCCAGTTCCAGTTACACCCCTTCGTACAGCAAAGGAACACGCTACAGTGCTGCTGCACGTCACACAGCACACATACCTGCACAGCAGACTCCTGCACCTCTACCACTCAAGCCAGTCCGGGCTGTACACTTCTCCAATGACATTATCTTCCAGGACCTTGTCCGACATGGTGAGATGGAGCAGATTGGACGCTTTATGAGAGCGAAGAAAGTACGTCTGCATACCCTCTTCCCATCTGGTGAGTGAATCTATAAATACATAAAGACAGAGGAAAAGTGTTGAGTGATTGACAGGAGTTACCACAGCAGGCAATGGCACCTACAACTGTCTGCATGAAAATATAGTCACTAACTACAACAGCTTCTTTTTCGGAGTGATATTGTGTTGACAAATATAAAACTACTGAGAAGTTAAAGGGTCtcaaatatttatttatattctaaACCAGTAAAAGAATAAAGGCTCGAAATAATTGTTTGACAAATGCATAATGAAAGTTCAGAAAAGTTCTGAAGTTAAAAGCAGGGGTTGAAATGACAGAAAAGCAGTGTAAGGGTATGTACAGTGCAGCTGAgccctcttctgactgtgcccaTGTATGGTGCTCTGTGTTCAGGTATGGCAGCACTCCATGAGGCCGTACTCACAGGGAACCTGGATTGCGTGAAGCTGCTGGTGAGATATGGAGCTGATGTCCACCAGAGAGATGAGGACGGCTGGACGCCGCTGCACATGGCCTGCAGTGATGGCTTTCCCGAAATCGCCAGGTTGGTGTACAAATGAAACACAAACTCATAAAACGTCCACAGAAATATTTCCCTACAGTACGGAGACCACAAAACACAACATTCAATTGATCTATCATGCAACGTTGCTGCCTCTTCGAGAAATAACTCTTCTGACAAAAGGCAGGTAGTGATTTTCTAACCGTACTGACCTCGGTGACCCGATTGAACCAGACATGCAGCATTTTATAGCCAGTGTGAATATAGACAATGATGACGCCTTGTTTGAATGTGACTTGTGCTGAACTACACTGTATTTTGTCCCTCCTTAGCTACCTGCTCTCTCTTGGTGCCAGTGCATTTGCAGAGAACGAGAACGGGGAGAAGCCAGTGGACCTCATTGACCCAGACTGTAAGGAGCTGGTCAATCTATTTGAGGCAGGCTGTGTGTAACTCACTGGCCACCTACAGAACAGGACCTGAAGGAGCTTGATGTGGACAGATGGATAGTGTACCCTGGTCCTGAGACTAGCTTCTTGGAATGGAAAAGCCCagccagagagaaggagaaagactgGGACAAGGGACCAGGCCACTT contains the following coding sequences:
- the LOC109893549 gene encoding protein phosphatase 1 regulatory subunit 27, with amino-acid sequence MKYSYQLPVSSYTTRYSQYTPMTYTPTHYTPINYTPTHYTPSNYTPTHYTPTNYTPTHYTPTKYTPTSYTPTKYSSTHYTPTSYTPSLYTPTHKTSSSYTPSYSKGTRYSAAARHTAHIPAQQTPAPLPLKPVRAVHFSNDIIFQDLVRHGEMEQIGRFMRAKKVRLHTLFPSGMAALHEAVLTGNLDCVKLLVRYGADVHQRDEDGWTPLHMACSDGFPEIASYLLSLGASAFAENENGEKPVDLIDPDCKELVNLFEAGCV